From a region of the Enterobacter cancerogenus genome:
- a CDS encoding LVIVD repeat-containing protein, with protein MSALPQPEYSRNMRLIGHSDQGGRPDGVQLMVHRGFAYIGHMVSQGFSIVDVRDPKNPKAAGYVPAPPGTWNVHLQAHDDLLLVINARDLFADARFADEKVYYTRQVGETVRDVQDTGWSAGLRVFDISTPDAPREIGFLSLNGIGIHRIWYVGGRWAYVSALIDGFTDYIFLTIDLADPRKPEVVGRWWLPGMNQADGEQPTWPEGKRYALHHAIIAGDTAYGSWRDGGLTLLDVKDRANPTLISHRNWSPPFGGGTHTALPLPDRDLLVVLDEAVLDNQEDGEKLIWLFDIREPSNPVSISTFPQPEERDYVAKGAHFGPHNLHENRPGSFVSSTLIFATYQNAGVRAYDISNPYRPVETGALVPAAPQKMMDTRPNRPQVIQSCDVFVDAQGIIYSTDYNGGLSVIEYLG; from the coding sequence ATGTCTGCATTACCTCAACCCGAATACAGCCGCAATATGCGGCTGATAGGTCATAGCGACCAGGGCGGCCGGCCGGACGGCGTACAGCTGATGGTCCATCGCGGCTTTGCTTACATCGGCCATATGGTGTCGCAGGGTTTTTCAATTGTTGACGTGCGCGACCCGAAAAACCCTAAAGCGGCAGGGTATGTGCCCGCGCCACCCGGCACCTGGAACGTCCATCTGCAGGCGCACGACGATCTGCTGCTGGTGATTAACGCCCGCGATCTGTTTGCCGATGCCCGTTTTGCCGACGAAAAGGTGTACTACACCCGGCAGGTGGGCGAGACCGTGCGCGACGTGCAGGACACGGGCTGGAGCGCCGGGCTGCGCGTGTTTGATATCTCCACGCCGGATGCGCCGCGTGAGATCGGTTTTCTGTCGCTGAACGGCATTGGCATTCACCGCATCTGGTACGTGGGCGGGCGCTGGGCATACGTATCGGCGCTGATCGACGGCTTTACCGATTATATCTTTCTGACCATCGACCTGGCCGACCCGCGCAAGCCCGAGGTGGTGGGGCGCTGGTGGCTGCCGGGGATGAACCAGGCCGACGGCGAACAGCCGACCTGGCCCGAAGGCAAACGCTACGCGCTGCACCACGCGATTATCGCCGGGGATACCGCGTACGGCAGCTGGCGCGACGGCGGGCTGACCCTGCTGGACGTTAAGGACAGAGCGAATCCGACGCTGATTAGCCATCGCAACTGGAGTCCGCCGTTTGGCGGCGGTACGCACACCGCGCTGCCGTTGCCGGACCGCGATCTGCTGGTGGTGCTGGACGAGGCGGTGCTGGATAACCAGGAAGATGGCGAGAAGCTGATTTGGCTGTTTGATATCCGCGAGCCGTCGAACCCGGTGAGTATTTCCACCTTCCCGCAGCCTGAAGAACGCGATTACGTGGCGAAGGGGGCGCACTTTGGCCCGCATAACCTGCACGAGAACCGGCCGGGGAGCTTTGTCAGCTCCACGCTGATTTTTGCGACGTATCAGAATGCGGGCGTGCGGGCGTACGACATTTCCAACCCGTATCGCCCGGTGGAAACCGGCGCGCTGGTGCCCGCCGCGCCGCAGAAGATGATG
- a CDS encoding sugar ABC transporter substrate-binding protein yields the protein MKTVTRAVVALGFLTSLPGFAATPAPLPAAIASHDGPIRIAVIRNLGSDDNTTQFVAGAIQQGKKLGFKVSTFLSNGDDAKFQDFVNQAISQKYDGIILSQGRDPYSTALVKKAVEAGIKVSVFDTAVNGDIPGVTVTQQDDASLTNLSFGQLAKDFNGKANIVKLWVAGFPPMERRQAAYQALQKQYPGIKELESIGAVSSDVQGDTANKVGAILAKYPKGKIDAIWGTWDAFSQGAYKALKENGRTEIKLYSIDISNQDLQLMREPGSPWTVSVAVDPKLIGATNVRLIANKIAGETTPATYDFKAAAIPQALLTAQPGAVNVATLGKIIPGWGQTDDFIAPWFATLEAKSK from the coding sequence ATGAAAACAGTGACACGCGCTGTGGTGGCGCTCGGCTTTCTGACCTCGCTGCCGGGCTTCGCGGCAACGCCCGCACCGCTTCCGGCGGCCATTGCCAGCCATGACGGACCCATCCGCATTGCGGTGATCCGCAACCTCGGTTCCGATGACAACACCACCCAGTTTGTCGCCGGAGCCATCCAGCAGGGTAAAAAGCTCGGCTTTAAGGTCAGCACCTTCTTAAGCAACGGCGATGATGCCAAATTCCAGGACTTCGTTAATCAGGCGATCAGCCAAAAGTATGACGGGATTATTCTCTCGCAGGGGCGCGATCCGTATTCAACCGCGCTGGTGAAAAAAGCGGTGGAGGCCGGGATTAAGGTCTCGGTATTTGATACCGCCGTAAACGGTGACATTCCGGGCGTGACCGTGACCCAGCAGGATGACGCCTCCCTGACCAACCTCTCTTTCGGCCAGCTGGCGAAAGATTTCAACGGCAAAGCCAACATCGTCAAGCTGTGGGTGGCGGGCTTCCCGCCGATGGAACGCCGTCAGGCGGCCTATCAAGCGCTGCAAAAGCAGTACCCGGGCATCAAAGAGCTGGAGTCGATTGGCGCGGTCTCTTCTGACGTGCAGGGCGATACCGCCAACAAGGTGGGCGCGATCCTGGCGAAATACCCGAAAGGCAAAATCGACGCCATCTGGGGGACCTGGGACGCGTTCAGCCAGGGGGCATATAAGGCGTTGAAAGAGAATGGCCGGACCGAAATCAAACTCTACAGCATTGATATCTCTAACCAGGATCTCCAGCTAATGCGCGAGCCGGGCAGCCCGTGGACGGTGAGCGTGGCGGTGGATCCGAAACTCATCGGCGCGACCAACGTCCGCCTGATTGCCAACAAGATTGCCGGAGAAACCACGCCTGCAACCTACGACTTTAAAGCGGCGGCGATCCCGCAGGCATTGCTCACCGCCCAGCCTGGCGCGGTGAACGTGGCTACGCTCGGGAAAATCATTCCGGGCTGGGGCCAGACCGACGATTTTATCGCCCCGTGGTTTGCGACGCTGGAAGCCAAATCTAAATAA
- a CDS encoding ABC transporter permease — protein sequence MSKALSVTAAASGRQQIFDFLYRWGMLLTVVALVAFFGLASDSFLDPNNIINILRAIAIVTVIAVGVSISLTVGGFDLSVGSTASLANALVISLFVWHGFGTTTSILITLALCTLVGLFNAFLIVILRIPDMLATLASLFVVQGVAMTYSYGGSITENMVLPSGDMAQGTLPAAFSLLGQVPTIVIVMLVVTVLAQLGLSLTTHGRRMYAIGGNPEAARLSGIRTTRYKVAAYVIASLLAGLGGILLASRIGSSQVNAGGGYLMDAVAAAWIGFSLAGSGKPNALGTLVGAVILGVLSNGLVMLSVPYYAMDIIKGLVLAVALAITYIQKR from the coding sequence GTGAGCAAGGCCCTTTCAGTGACCGCGGCGGCGTCGGGCCGCCAGCAGATTTTCGATTTTCTCTACCGGTGGGGCATGCTGTTGACCGTCGTCGCGCTGGTGGCGTTCTTTGGCCTGGCGTCAGACAGCTTCCTCGACCCGAACAACATCATCAATATCCTGCGCGCAATTGCCATCGTGACGGTGATTGCCGTGGGGGTGTCGATTTCCCTCACCGTCGGCGGGTTTGATCTGTCGGTGGGGTCAACGGCCTCGCTGGCTAACGCGCTGGTGATTTCACTTTTCGTCTGGCACGGCTTCGGCACCACCACGTCGATCCTGATTACCCTCGCGCTCTGTACGCTGGTGGGGCTGTTTAACGCCTTTCTGATCGTCATCCTGCGTATCCCGGACATGCTTGCCACGCTTGCCAGCCTGTTTGTGGTTCAGGGCGTGGCGATGACCTACAGCTACGGCGGGTCGATTACCGAAAACATGGTGCTGCCGAGCGGCGACATGGCCCAGGGGACCCTTCCGGCAGCGTTCAGCCTGCTCGGGCAGGTGCCGACCATCGTGATTGTCATGCTGGTGGTGACCGTGCTGGCGCAGCTCGGGCTGTCGCTGACTACCCATGGCCGTCGGATGTACGCCATCGGCGGTAACCCGGAGGCGGCGCGCCTTTCGGGCATTCGGACCACGCGCTACAAGGTGGCGGCCTATGTGATTGCCTCGCTGCTGGCCGGGCTGGGCGGCATTTTGCTGGCTTCGCGCATTGGCTCATCGCAGGTGAATGCGGGCGGCGGCTATCTGATGGACGCGGTAGCGGCGGCGTGGATCGGCTTTTCGCTGGCTGGATCCGGGAAACCAAATGCGCTGGGCACCCTGGTGGGCGCGGTGATTCTGGGCGTGCTGTCGAACGGCCTGGTGATGCTCTCCGTGCCGTACTACGCGATGGACATTATAAAAGGACTGGTGCTCGCCGTGGCGCTGGCCATTACCTACATACAAAAACGTTAA
- a CDS encoding sugar ABC transporter ATP-binding protein — protein MVSSRLEMRGISLAFSGFQALTRVDFTLAGGSVHALTGANGAGKSTLMAVLCGTNDRYEGEICINNQPVTIREPLDAKRLGIHLVQQEVDVALVPGLSIAENIMLDQLAQPGHRYRWRTIRQQARQALAQLDVSLDVCRTIDGCTLAEKQQILLARALSHHCRFLILDEPTAPLDAHESERLFAVVRRLQQQGIGVVFISHRIHELKAICDTLTVLRDGRLIESGPMADLSGEAIVEKMLGHVLSDIYPPARPPHGDETLLRVEGLHDEALLKDISLHLRKGEILGIAGLAGAGKTELCKALFGATKSRIDRGELNHQPWQPRDPADSVLRGLALVPEERRKEGIFIDEPIGMNLAVTADKTFSRWSLFGHRQAWRWAEEVIARVGVRARGPGQVLRRLSGGNQQKVAIGKWLRNDASVLIFDEPTKGVDVKAKTDLFQLIDGLAREGKGVIYASGEFAELVGLCDRICVLWDGRIVAEIAGAEAREETLLYYSTGGTAT, from the coding sequence ATGGTTTCCAGTCGCCTTGAAATGCGCGGTATCAGCCTGGCCTTTTCCGGCTTTCAGGCGCTGACGCGCGTGGACTTTACGCTGGCGGGCGGCTCGGTACATGCGCTGACCGGCGCAAACGGCGCGGGGAAATCGACGTTGATGGCGGTGCTGTGCGGAACAAACGATCGTTATGAAGGCGAGATATGCATTAACAACCAGCCGGTGACGATCCGCGAGCCGCTGGATGCCAAACGTCTGGGGATCCACCTTGTTCAGCAGGAGGTGGATGTGGCGCTGGTGCCGGGGTTGAGCATTGCCGAAAACATTATGCTCGACCAGCTGGCGCAGCCGGGACACCGCTACCGCTGGCGCACCATTCGCCAGCAGGCGAGACAGGCGCTGGCGCAGCTTGACGTCTCGCTGGACGTCTGCCGCACCATCGACGGCTGTACGCTTGCCGAAAAGCAGCAGATTTTGCTGGCGCGGGCGCTCTCGCACCACTGCCGTTTTCTGATCCTCGATGAGCCTACCGCGCCGCTCGACGCCCACGAAAGCGAGCGCCTGTTTGCGGTGGTGAGACGTCTGCAACAGCAGGGCATCGGCGTGGTGTTTATCTCGCACCGTATCCACGAGCTGAAGGCCATCTGCGACACCCTGACGGTGCTGCGCGACGGCAGGCTGATTGAGTCCGGCCCGATGGCCGATCTCAGCGGTGAGGCGATCGTCGAGAAGATGCTCGGCCATGTGTTGAGCGATATCTATCCGCCCGCGCGTCCGCCGCACGGTGACGAGACGCTGCTGCGGGTAGAAGGGCTGCACGACGAGGCCCTGCTAAAAGATATCTCTCTGCACCTGCGCAAAGGCGAAATTCTCGGCATTGCCGGGCTGGCGGGGGCGGGTAAAACCGAGCTGTGCAAGGCGCTGTTTGGTGCAACCAAAAGCCGCATCGATCGCGGTGAGTTGAACCATCAACCCTGGCAGCCGCGCGACCCGGCGGACTCGGTGCTGCGCGGTCTGGCGCTGGTGCCGGAGGAGCGGCGCAAAGAGGGCATTTTTATTGATGAACCGATCGGCATGAACCTGGCGGTGACGGCGGACAAGACGTTTTCGCGCTGGAGCCTGTTCGGCCATCGTCAGGCGTGGCGCTGGGCAGAGGAGGTGATTGCCCGGGTTGGCGTGCGTGCGCGTGGGCCGGGGCAGGTGCTGCGCCGCCTGTCGGGCGGTAATCAACAGAAGGTCGCCATTGGCAAATGGCTGCGCAACGACGCCAGCGTATTGATTTTCGATGAGCCGACCAAGGGCGTCGACGTGAAGGCCAAAACCGATCTGTTTCAGCTGATCGACGGCCTGGCGCGCGAGGGCAAAGGGGTGATTTACGCCTCCGGTGAGTTCGCCGAGCTGGTCGGGCTGTGCGACCGCATCTGCGTACTGTGGGACGGGCGCATCGTGGCGGAAATTGCCGGGGCCGAGGCCCGCGAAGAGACACTACTTTATTATTCAACCGGAGGAACGGCGACGTGA
- a CDS encoding oxidoreductase, whose product MSNTDIRVVPGPANYFSHAGSLARLSEFFTPEQLSRAVWLYGERAIEGARPFLPESFNAPGAKRLLFKGHCSERDVTDLVRQAGDDASVVIGVGGGALLDTAKAVARRLGVSVVAVPTIAATCAAWTPLSVWYNDAGQALQFEIFDDANFLVLVEPQIILNAPAEYLLAGIGDTLAKWYEAVVLAPQPEALPLTVRLGINGALAIRDVLLARSEEALADQQRGEQTQAFRDVVDAIIAGGGMVGGLGERFTRVAAAHAVHNGLTVLPQTEKYLHGTKVAYGILVQSALLGQDEVLAQLVAAYQRFNLPTTLRELEVDINNRDELDKVIAHTLRPVESIHYLPVTLSPDVLRAAFEKVETFPR is encoded by the coding sequence ATGAGCAACACCGATATCCGCGTCGTACCCGGCCCGGCGAACTACTTCTCTCACGCCGGGAGCCTTGCGCGCCTGAGCGAATTTTTTACCCCGGAGCAGCTTTCCCGCGCCGTGTGGCTTTACGGCGAACGCGCCATCGAAGGCGCTCGCCCGTTCCTGCCGGAAAGCTTTAACGCCCCGGGGGCAAAACGCCTGTTATTTAAAGGCCACTGCAGCGAGCGCGACGTGACAGACCTGGTTCGCCAGGCCGGCGACGACGCCAGCGTGGTGATTGGGGTGGGCGGCGGCGCGCTGCTTGATACCGCCAAAGCCGTGGCGCGCCGTCTGGGCGTGTCTGTCGTGGCGGTGCCGACCATCGCTGCCACCTGCGCCGCGTGGACGCCGCTCTCCGTCTGGTACAACGATGCCGGTCAGGCGCTTCAGTTCGAGATTTTCGACGACGCCAATTTTCTGGTGCTGGTGGAGCCGCAAATCATCCTCAACGCCCCGGCGGAATACCTGCTGGCGGGCATCGGCGACACGCTGGCGAAGTGGTACGAGGCGGTGGTCCTCGCCCCGCAGCCGGAGGCGCTGCCGCTGACCGTGCGGCTGGGCATTAACGGCGCACTGGCAATCCGCGATGTGCTGCTGGCGCGCAGCGAGGAGGCGCTGGCCGACCAGCAGCGTGGTGAACAGACGCAGGCGTTCCGCGACGTGGTGGATGCCATCATCGCCGGAGGCGGGATGGTTGGTGGTCTTGGCGAACGCTTTACCCGCGTGGCCGCCGCGCATGCGGTACACAACGGCTTAACGGTGCTGCCGCAGACGGAAAAATACCTGCACGGCACCAAAGTGGCCTACGGCATTCTGGTGCAAAGCGCGCTGCTCGGTCAGGATGAGGTGCTGGCGCAGTTGGTGGCGGCCTATCAGCGCTTTAACCTGCCGACCACCCTGCGTGAACTGGAGGTGGATATCAACAACCGTGACGAGCTGGACAAGGTGATTGCCCATACCCTGCGCCCGGTCGAGTCGATTCACTACCTGCCGGTTACGCTCAGCCCGGATGTGCTGCGCGCTGCGTTTGAGAAGGTGGAAACATTCCCCCGCTAA
- a CDS encoding type II toxin-antitoxin system RelE family toxin: protein MKIVWSNGAKKAFSRIDERYQRRIEVKLTELDDSSAPRPDIKKISTAENHFRLRVGDYRIIYTLRDDPDDHCYVLAIKRRTSTTYLHEEKATYGCSAN, encoded by the coding sequence ATGAAGATTGTCTGGTCTAATGGTGCAAAAAAGGCTTTTTCCAGAATTGACGAGCGGTATCAGCGCCGCATTGAGGTAAAGCTTACCGAACTGGATGACAGCTCGGCTCCCCGGCCCGATATCAAAAAAATATCGACGGCAGAAAATCATTTCCGGCTTCGCGTTGGCGATTACCGCATCATCTATACGCTTCGGGACGATCCCGATGACCATTGTTATGTTCTGGCCATCAAACGCAGAACATCAACAACTTACCTGCACGAGGAGAAAGCCACCTATGGCTGTTCAGCTAATTAA
- a CDS encoding helix-turn-helix domain-containing protein encodes MAVQLIKDDNGKTQYVVIPYHEYFRMCLQMAEIDDETDDDLEDIEVEHDSLDDVELPGEVCSIMTWQNVSLQAAWRIHCGLSQQEVAEKLGISQSAVSQLEAIDSRPQKRTREKLAAIYGCKQEQISLYLPKEG; translated from the coding sequence ATGGCTGTTCAGCTAATTAAGGACGATAACGGTAAAACGCAGTACGTGGTTATTCCTTATCACGAATACTTCCGCATGTGCTTGCAGATGGCTGAGATTGACGACGAAACCGACGACGATCTGGAGGATATTGAAGTCGAACACGATAGTCTGGATGACGTTGAATTGCCCGGTGAAGTGTGCAGCATCATGACCTGGCAGAACGTCAGCCTGCAGGCCGCGTGGCGCATCCATTGCGGGTTATCACAGCAGGAGGTGGCGGAGAAACTCGGCATCAGCCAGTCCGCCGTGTCGCAGCTTGAGGCCATCGACTCGCGCCCGCAAAAGCGCACCCGCGAAAAGCTGGCGGCCATTTACGGCTGTAAGCAGGAGCAGATCAGCCTCTATTTACCGAAAGAGGGTTAA
- a CDS encoding YbdD/YjiX family protein: protein MFDTLSKAGKYLGQAAKMMIGVPDYDNYVEHMRVTHPDQTPMTYEEFFRDRQDARYGGKGGAKCC, encoded by the coding sequence ATGTTCGACACCCTCTCCAAAGCTGGTAAGTACCTGGGCCAGGCCGCCAAAATGATGATTGGCGTGCCGGACTACGACAACTACGTCGAGCATATGCGCGTCACCCATCCGGACCAGACGCCGATGACCTACGAAGAATTTTTCCGCGATCGTCAGGACGCCCGCTACGGCGGCAAGGGCGGGGCGAAGTGCTGTTAA
- the cstA gene encoding pyruvate/proton symporter CstA has product MNNSGKYLLWAGLSVVGAFALGYIALNRGEQINALWIVVASVCIYLIAYRFYGRYIAKNVLSVDSTRMTPAVRHNDGLDYVPTDKKVLFGHHFAAIAGAGPLVGPVLAAQMGYLPGMIWILAGVVLAGAVQDFMVLFVSTRRDGRSLGELVKEEMGATAGVIALVATFMIMVIILAVLAMIVVKALTHSPWGTYTVAFTIPLALFMGIYIRYLRPGRIGEVSVIGLVFLVFAIISGGWVAESPTWAPWFDFTGVQLTWMLVGYGFVAAVLPVWLLLAPRDYLSTFLKIGTIVGLAIGILIMRPTLTMPALTKFIDGTGPVWTGNLFPFLFITIACGAVSGFHALIASGTTPKMLANENQACLIGYGGMLMESFVAIMALVSACIIDPGVYFAMNSPMAVLAPAGTVDVVASAAQVVSGWGFAITPETLTHIANEVGEQSIISRAGGAPTLAVGMAYILHGALGGLMDVSFWYHFAILFEALFILTAVDAGTRAARFMLQDLLGVISPNLKRTDALPANLLATALCVLAWGYFLHQGVVDPLGGINTLWPLFGIANQMLAGMALMLCAVVLFKMKRQRYAWVALLPTAWLLICTLTAGWQKAFSPDNKVGFLAIANKFQAMIDSGKIPAQYTESQLSQLVFNNRLDAGLTIFFMVVVVVLALYSLKTALAALKVDKPTAKETPYERMPENLDEIVTQAKGAH; this is encoded by the coding sequence ATGAACAACTCAGGGAAATACCTTCTGTGGGCAGGGCTCTCCGTTGTGGGAGCCTTTGCCCTGGGCTATATCGCCCTCAATCGGGGGGAGCAGATCAACGCGCTGTGGATCGTCGTCGCCTCCGTCTGCATTTATCTGATCGCGTATCGTTTTTATGGCCGCTATATCGCTAAAAACGTGCTGAGCGTGGACAGCACGCGCATGACACCAGCGGTGCGCCATAACGACGGGCTGGACTACGTGCCGACCGACAAAAAAGTGCTGTTTGGTCACCATTTCGCGGCCATTGCCGGGGCAGGGCCGCTGGTGGGGCCGGTGCTGGCGGCGCAGATGGGCTACCTGCCAGGGATGATCTGGATCCTCGCGGGCGTGGTGCTGGCCGGGGCGGTGCAGGACTTCATGGTGTTGTTCGTCTCTACGCGCCGCGACGGACGTTCGCTGGGCGAGCTGGTGAAAGAGGAGATGGGAGCCACTGCCGGGGTGATTGCCCTGGTGGCGACCTTTATGATTATGGTGATCATCCTGGCGGTGCTGGCGATGATCGTGGTGAAAGCGCTGACCCACAGCCCGTGGGGAACCTACACCGTGGCCTTTACCATTCCGCTGGCGCTGTTCATGGGGATCTACATTCGCTATCTGCGCCCGGGGCGAATTGGCGAAGTGTCGGTGATTGGCCTGGTGTTCCTGGTGTTCGCCATTATCTCCGGCGGCTGGGTAGCGGAAAGCCCCACCTGGGCGCCGTGGTTTGACTTCACCGGCGTGCAGCTGACGTGGATGCTGGTGGGCTATGGCTTTGTGGCGGCGGTGCTGCCGGTGTGGCTGCTGCTGGCCCCGCGCGACTATCTCTCCACGTTCCTGAAAATCGGCACGATTGTCGGGCTGGCGATCGGCATTCTGATTATGCGCCCGACCCTGACCATGCCCGCATTAACCAAATTCATCGACGGTACCGGCCCGGTCTGGACCGGCAACCTGTTCCCGTTCCTGTTTATCACCATTGCCTGCGGAGCGGTGTCGGGCTTCCATGCCCTGATTGCCTCCGGCACCACGCCGAAGATGCTGGCGAATGAAAATCAGGCCTGCCTGATTGGCTACGGCGGTATGCTGATGGAGTCCTTCGTGGCGATCATGGCGCTGGTCTCCGCCTGTATTATCGACCCGGGCGTTTACTTTGCGATGAACAGCCCGATGGCGGTGCTGGCCCCTGCCGGAACCGTGGACGTGGTGGCTTCTGCTGCGCAGGTAGTCAGCGGCTGGGGCTTTGCGATTACCCCTGAAACGCTGACGCACATCGCGAATGAGGTGGGGGAACAGTCGATCATCTCCCGAGCGGGCGGCGCACCGACGCTGGCGGTGGGGATGGCCTACATTCTGCACGGCGCGCTGGGCGGGCTGATGGATGTCTCGTTCTGGTATCACTTTGCGATCCTGTTTGAAGCGCTGTTTATCCTGACCGCGGTGGACGCAGGCACGCGCGCGGCGCGCTTTATGCTGCAGGATCTGCTGGGCGTGATTTCGCCGAACCTGAAGCGTACCGACGCCCTCCCGGCCAACCTGCTGGCGACGGCGCTGTGCGTGCTGGCGTGGGGCTACTTCCTCCATCAGGGAGTGGTCGATCCGCTGGGCGGGATTAACACCCTGTGGCCGCTGTTCGGCATCGCCAACCAGATGCTGGCGGGGATGGCGCTGATGCTCTGTGCGGTGGTTCTGTTCAAAATGAAGCGCCAGCGCTATGCGTGGGTGGCCCTCCTGCCAACCGCGTGGCTGCTGATTTGTACCCTGACGGCAGGCTGGCAGAAAGCCTTCAGCCCGGATAACAAGGTAGGCTTCCTGGCGATTGCCAACAAGTTCCAGGCGATGATCGACAGCGGTAAAATCCCGGCGCAGTACACCGAATCGCAGCTGTCGCAGCTGGTGTTTAACAACCGTCTGGACGCCGGGCTGACCATCTTCTTTATGGTGGTGGTTGTGGTGCTGGCGTTGTATTCTCTGAAAACCGCGCTGGCGGCCCTGAAAGTGGACAAGCCGACGGCGAAAGAGACGCCGTACGAGCGGATGCCTGAGAACCTGGATGAGATTGTGACCCAGGCGAAAGGGGCGCATTAA
- a CDS encoding M20 family metallopeptidase, which yields MNLDQYIEELKTLVNVDCGTQTVAGVATVAGIIEALWQREGWHTEQVNLGDKVGPGVFVSNRPGAEQFDVLLVGHLDTVFAPGTVAERPMREDETRLYGPGVSDMKSGLLNILWAMRALDAADKDRLSIAVAMNPDEETGSVYSHEWIGGLAKRARCVLVCEAARADGSLVKARKGMAGYYLTFSGVAAHAGNDPEKGRSAITALAHAITAINSLTEWTRGTTLNVGVINGGSAANVVADSATAELDVRFWENDEYDRVNQALEALCEKGFLEGVTTTLSRVNHKPAMAAGESTQQLMQLVENAGKEENIAITWQAVGGGSDANHTAALGIPTLDGLGPIGAGFHSPAEWLDKASIEPRIRLLKRVVSML from the coding sequence ATGAATCTTGACCAATACATTGAAGAGTTGAAAACCCTGGTAAACGTCGACTGCGGCACCCAGACCGTCGCCGGGGTCGCCACCGTGGCAGGCATTATTGAGGCGCTCTGGCAGCGCGAAGGCTGGCACACCGAGCAGGTTAATCTGGGCGACAAGGTCGGCCCCGGCGTGTTTGTCAGCAACCGTCCCGGAGCGGAGCAGTTTGACGTGCTGCTGGTTGGCCATCTCGATACCGTGTTTGCCCCCGGCACCGTGGCCGAACGCCCGATGCGCGAGGATGAGACGCGGCTGTACGGCCCCGGCGTATCGGATATGAAGAGCGGTCTTCTGAATATATTGTGGGCAATGCGCGCGCTGGACGCGGCGGACAAGGATCGTCTGTCGATTGCGGTGGCGATGAACCCGGACGAAGAGACCGGCTCGGTCTATTCCCATGAATGGATCGGCGGGCTGGCAAAACGCGCTCGCTGCGTGCTGGTGTGCGAAGCGGCCCGCGCCGACGGCTCGCTGGTGAAGGCGCGCAAAGGCATGGCGGGCTATTACCTCACCTTTAGCGGCGTGGCGGCGCACGCGGGTAACGATCCGGAAAAAGGCCGCTCGGCCATCACCGCGCTGGCACACGCGATTACCGCAATAAATTCGCTCACCGAATGGACGCGCGGCACCACCCTGAACGTCGGGGTTATTAACGGCGGCAGCGCGGCCAACGTGGTGGCCGACAGCGCCACGGCTGAACTCGACGTGCGTTTCTGGGAAAACGATGAATACGACCGGGTGAATCAGGCGCTTGAAGCGCTGTGCGAAAAAGGCTTTTTAGAGGGCGTGACCACCACCCTAAGCCGCGTGAATCATAAGCCAGCCATGGCGGCCGGGGAGTCAACTCAGCAGCTGATGCAACTCGTTGAGAACGCGGGGAAAGAAGAAAACATCGCCATCACCTGGCAGGCGGTCGGCGGCGGCAGCGACGCCAACCATACCGCGGCGCTCGGCATTCCGACGCTCGACGGCTTAGGGCCGATTGGCGCAGGCTTCCACAGCCCGGCGGAGTGGCTGGATAAAGCGTCGATTGAGCCGCGGATCCGGTTGCTGAAACGGGTTGTTTCGATGCTGTAA
- the entH gene encoding proofreading thioesterase EntH, translating into MIWKRHLSLEALNATSQNTMVAHLGIVYTRLGDDSLEAEMPVDARTHQPFGLLHGGASAALAETLGSMAGFLMTRDGQNVVGTELNATHHRAVAQGKVRGVCQPLHLGRTSQSWEIVVFDEQGRRCCTCRLSTMVLG; encoded by the coding sequence ATGATCTGGAAACGTCATTTGTCGCTTGAGGCACTGAACGCCACCAGTCAGAACACGATGGTGGCGCATCTGGGCATTGTCTATACCCGCCTTGGTGATGACAGCCTGGAAGCTGAGATGCCGGTGGACGCCCGCACCCATCAGCCGTTTGGCCTGCTGCACGGCGGAGCCTCCGCTGCGCTTGCGGAGACGCTCGGTTCTATGGCCGGGTTCCTGATGACCCGCGACGGGCAGAACGTGGTGGGAACGGAGCTGAACGCCACGCACCACCGCGCCGTGGCGCAGGGCAAGGTGCGCGGCGTGTGTCAGCCGCTGCATCTGGGGCGCACCAGCCAGAGCTGGGAAATCGTGGTGTTCGACGAGCAGGGACGGCGCTGCTGTACGTGCCGGTTGAGCACGATGGTGCTGGGGTAG